From the uncultured Desulfovibrio sp. genome, one window contains:
- a CDS encoding MarC family protein translates to MEFFTEVVGTSIKIYALMTPPAVLSAFISGTKGFDKKQKSRVAAKTSAAIFLIGVTLFLFGPHLFSLFGFTLDAFRIGAGVLLFLTAVSLMNDDGKDALSGKEGDISVVPLAIPLGMGPASIGAVMVMGASATEMHQVLVGVFSLLAAAFGMFVLLCMADGVVRALHRTGIAVLSKLTGLLLAAIAAQVIFTGIRAFLG, encoded by the coding sequence ATGGAATTTTTTACTGAAGTTGTGGGCACGAGCATCAAAATTTATGCGCTCATGACGCCCCCTGCCGTGCTGAGCGCCTTTATCAGCGGCACCAAGGGCTTTGATAAAAAACAAAAATCCAGGGTGGCCGCCAAAACCTCTGCGGCCATCTTTCTTATCGGCGTTACGCTGTTCCTGTTTGGCCCGCACCTGTTTTCGCTCTTCGGCTTCACTCTTGACGCCTTTCGTATCGGCGCGGGCGTGTTGCTTTTTCTTACGGCAGTTTCCCTCATGAACGATGACGGCAAGGATGCGCTTTCCGGCAAGGAGGGCGACATCAGCGTTGTGCCGCTGGCCATACCGCTTGGCATGGGGCCTGCCTCCATCGGCGCGGTAATGGTCATGGGCGCGTCCGCCACAGAGATGCATCAGGTGCTGGTGGGGGTGTTTTCGCTGCTGGCCGCTGCCTTTGGCATGTTTGTGCTGCTGTGCATGGCCGATGGCGTGGTGCGCGCCCTGCACCGCACGGGCATTGCCGTGCTGTCCAAGTTGACGGGGCTTTTGCTGGCCGCCATTGCGGCACAGGTAATTTTTACGGGCATACGGGCCTTTCTGGGGTAG
- a CDS encoding SDR family NAD(P)-dependent oxidoreductase produces MKFRGNIAIVTGASTGVGEAIAQELYGRGLTVVITARDSAAIEATARNMDPSGQRVFPMIADVKDHISVKNLIDSIMERWGRIDYLVNNAGITGPHGVSICDYDVEDWQEVIQTDLSGVFYGMKYAIPAMLRNGGGAVVNLSAVNGMVGIPGIAPYTCAKHGVVGLTQSVALEFAEKGIRVNALAPGYVDTPRMKELPESVRQMMAESHPMKRMAKPEEVGKLAAFLLSDEASFITGGCYTVDGGYTAQ; encoded by the coding sequence ATGAAATTTAGGGGCAATATCGCCATAGTTACAGGCGCTTCCACTGGCGTTGGCGAAGCCATCGCTCAGGAGCTTTATGGCCGTGGGCTTACAGTGGTTATAACGGCCAGGGACAGTGCGGCTATTGAGGCCACGGCACGGAACATGGATCCATCCGGACAACGCGTTTTCCCCATGATTGCAGATGTCAAAGACCATATTTCCGTCAAAAACTTGATTGATTCGATCATGGAACGCTGGGGAAGAATTGACTATCTTGTGAACAATGCGGGTATAACCGGGCCGCATGGCGTCTCCATATGCGATTATGATGTGGAAGACTGGCAGGAAGTTATCCAGACGGATCTGAGCGGCGTTTTTTATGGGATGAAGTATGCTATCCCCGCCATGCTCAGGAACGGAGGTGGCGCGGTGGTCAATCTTTCCGCCGTCAACGGCATGGTGGGGATTCCGGGGATTGCCCCTTACACTTGCGCCAAACACGGCGTTGTGGGACTGACGCAATCTGTTGCGCTGGAATTTGCAGAAAAAGGTATACGTGTAAACGCTCTGGCCCCAGGCTATGTTGATACCCCCCGGATGAAAGAGTTGCCGGAAAGCGTTCGGCAGATGATGGCGGAATCTCACCCCATGAAACGGATGGCGAAACCGGAAGAGGTGGGCAAACTGGCGGCTTTTTTGCTTTCAGATGAAGCATCGTTCATTACCGGCGGTTGTTATACTGTAGACGGTGGCTACACTGCGCAATAG
- the lepB gene encoding signal peptidase I produces MAMLLQSQRPPKPLWREYGEALFVALILALVIRTFVVQAFKIPSESMVKTLLVGDHLLASKFSYGIKIPFTHSYIYKGSDPVKGDIIIFEYPNDPSVDYIKRIIGTPGDTIEVRNKQLFRNGEPVKESYIRFTEPDRIQPVRDNFGPITVPEGKYFVMGDNRDNSMDSRFWGLVDRNAIRAKAWRIYWSWGGLGDIRWDRIGKAVQ; encoded by the coding sequence ATGGCAATGCTTCTGCAATCACAGCGCCCCCCCAAACCCCTGTGGCGGGAATACGGCGAAGCTCTGTTCGTCGCGCTTATTTTGGCTCTGGTCATCCGCACCTTTGTGGTGCAGGCATTCAAGATTCCTTCGGAATCCATGGTCAAAACCCTGCTTGTGGGCGATCACCTGCTGGCAAGCAAGTTTTCCTACGGCATCAAGATTCCCTTTACCCACTCCTACATTTACAAGGGGAGCGACCCGGTCAAGGGCGACATCATCATTTTTGAATACCCCAATGATCCCAGCGTGGACTACATCAAGCGCATCATCGGGACGCCCGGCGACACCATTGAGGTGCGCAACAAGCAGCTGTTCCGCAACGGTGAGCCGGTAAAGGAATCCTATATCCGCTTTACCGAGCCTGACCGCATCCAGCCGGTGCGCGATAATTTTGGCCCGATCACCGTGCCTGAAGGCAAGTATTTTGTCATGGGCGACAACCGGGACAACTCGATGGATTCGCGCTTCTGGGGCCTTGTGGACCGCAACGCCATACGCGCCAAAGCTTGGCGCATCTATTGGTCGTGGGGCGGTCTGGGTGATATCCGCTGGGATCGCATCGGCAAGGCCGTGCAATAG
- a CDS encoding NCS2 family permease gives MGILEKMFNPAARGSTVRREIRAGLTSFMAMCYLIFVVPSMLADAGMPKDSAVAATIWITVIATLIMGLWAKFPVGVAPGLGITAFFAYYVCGPAGYTWQTGLGAVFISGVVFLLLTVTKVRQLIINAVPMDLKYAIVVGIGAFIAFIGMKSCGLVVASPATFVTLGNLGDPKTLLSVAGIFLISALLALRVPGAMIIGIVAIAAADMVLNGPHMPQGSIINTSLLLPTETFMAMDLKGALHHGLISIIFTLTMVDLFDNMGVLIGLSQKAGFIREDGHIENLDKALISDSIATMASAVMGATTATSYLESAAGVVEGGRTGLTAVTIAVLFFLTLFFAPVIGMAPAYATAPVLIIVGAMMMQEVGRIKFKDFTVALPAFLTIISMPLTFNIATGFGFGFVSWVGIKVLSGRFKDLNVVMVVIALCFVVNFALRLH, from the coding sequence ATGGGCATACTGGAAAAAATGTTTAATCCTGCGGCCAGAGGCAGTACGGTTCGGCGCGAGATACGGGCTGGCCTTACCAGCTTTATGGCCATGTGCTACCTCATTTTTGTGGTTCCCAGCATGCTTGCTGACGCCGGTATGCCCAAGGATTCCGCCGTGGCGGCCACCATCTGGATTACCGTCATTGCAACGCTGATCATGGGCCTGTGGGCCAAGTTTCCCGTGGGCGTAGCGCCCGGCCTCGGCATCACGGCCTTTTTTGCCTACTATGTTTGCGGCCCTGCGGGCTATACATGGCAGACTGGCCTTGGCGCTGTGTTCATTTCTGGCGTGGTCTTTCTGCTGCTCACCGTCACCAAGGTGCGCCAGCTTATCATCAACGCCGTTCCCATGGATCTCAAGTACGCCATCGTGGTTGGTATTGGCGCGTTCATCGCCTTTATCGGCATGAAGAGCTGTGGCCTCGTGGTGGCCAGCCCGGCCACCTTTGTGACCCTCGGTAACCTGGGCGACCCTAAAACCCTGCTTTCGGTGGCGGGCATCTTCCTCATCAGCGCGCTGCTTGCACTGCGCGTGCCGGGAGCCATGATCATCGGCATCGTGGCCATTGCGGCGGCGGACATGGTGCTGAACGGGCCACATATGCCGCAGGGCAGCATCATCAACACATCCCTGCTCCTGCCCACAGAGACCTTCATGGCGATGGACCTCAAGGGCGCGCTGCACCACGGCCTGATCTCCATCATTTTTACCCTGACCATGGTTGATCTGTTCGACAACATGGGCGTGCTCATCGGCCTTTCTCAGAAAGCCGGGTTCATTCGTGAAGACGGGCACATTGAAAATCTGGACAAGGCCCTGATTTCCGACTCAATCGCCACTATGGCCAGCGCCGTCATGGGCGCGACCACAGCCACCAGCTATCTTGAAAGCGCGGCGGGCGTGGTCGAAGGCGGGCGCACCGGGCTGACCGCCGTGACCATTGCGGTGCTCTTTTTCCTCACCCTGTTTTTTGCGCCGGTGATTGGCATGGCTCCGGCCTATGCCACGGCCCCGGTGCTGATCATCGTGGGCGCCATGATGATGCAGGAAGTGGGGCGCATCAAGTTCAAGGACTTTACCGTTGCCTTGCCCGCCTTTTTGACCATCATCAGCATGCCGCTTACCTTCAACATCGCCACGGGCTTTGGCTTTGGCTTTGTGAGCTGGGTCGGCATCAAGGTACTTTCTGGGCGTTTCAAGGATCTTAACGTGGTGATGGTGGTCATTGCCCTGTGCTTTGTGGTCAACTTTGCCCTGCGCCTCCACTAG
- a CDS encoding YifB family Mg chelatase-like AAA ATPase — MVVRLNSGGVEGVDAYPVELEVDFVRQGLPGFTMVGLAETAVREAKDRVFAALRACGFKLPPARITVNLAPAWRRKSGASYDLPLAVGLLAAAGIIPAEPLQGMYLAGELSLNGALRPVSGVLPLALLAREHEAAGLVVPPGNGAEAAVVRGLKVFAPEGLGRCAAFLAGAEPLEPLCEPVADMLEAPAYRQDYAEVKGQEAAKRALEVAAAGGHNVLLIGPPGSGKTMLAQRLPTILPPLDFEESLEVTKIYSVSGKLPPEAGLMRVRPFRAPHHTISDVALVGGGGYPRPGEVSLAHRGVLFLDELPEFRKTALEALRQPLEGGVAAIARAAHSVNFPAACMLVAAMNPCPCGYYGDPTHQCTCREEQRVRYQSRLSGPMLDRIDVHVEVPAVAYADFRGAGRGASSAQMRERVLKARATQRARYGSNGPRCNAELSGALLDQHCALDAEGHALMEAAVNRLSLSARACARVLRMARTIADLDDAASIATRHLAEAVSLRVLDRG; from the coding sequence ATGGTTGTCCGTTTGAACAGCGGCGGGGTTGAGGGTGTGGATGCCTACCCCGTGGAACTGGAAGTGGACTTCGTGCGGCAGGGACTGCCCGGCTTCACCATGGTGGGGCTGGCGGAAACAGCGGTGCGCGAGGCCAAGGACAGGGTCTTTGCCGCCTTGCGGGCTTGCGGCTTCAAGCTGCCCCCGGCGCGGATTACGGTAAACCTTGCCCCGGCGTGGCGGCGCAAGAGCGGCGCAAGCTATGACCTGCCGCTGGCCGTTGGGCTGCTGGCCGCTGCTGGGATTATACCTGCGGAGCCTTTGCAGGGCATGTATCTTGCGGGCGAGCTTTCGCTCAATGGCGCGTTGCGCCCGGTGAGCGGCGTGCTGCCCCTGGCCCTGCTGGCGCGTGAGCATGAAGCCGCAGGCTTGGTGGTTCCCCCTGGCAACGGCGCGGAAGCTGCGGTGGTGCGTGGACTCAAGGTGTTCGCTCCCGAGGGGCTTGGCCGCTGTGCGGCCTTTCTGGCTGGCGCGGAGCCGCTTGAGCCTCTGTGCGAACCGGTGGCTGATATGCTCGAGGCTCCTGCCTACAGGCAGGATTATGCCGAAGTCAAAGGGCAGGAGGCTGCCAAACGCGCGCTGGAAGTGGCTGCGGCGGGTGGGCATAACGTGCTGCTCATTGGCCCTCCCGGCAGCGGCAAAACCATGCTGGCGCAGCGTCTGCCCACTATTCTGCCGCCGCTGGACTTTGAAGAATCCCTGGAAGTCACCAAGATATACAGCGTGTCTGGCAAGCTGCCGCCCGAGGCCGGGCTTATGCGTGTGCGGCCCTTCCGCGCGCCGCACCACACCATATCCGACGTGGCCCTTGTGGGCGGCGGGGGATACCCGCGCCCCGGCGAGGTGAGCCTTGCCCACCGAGGCGTTCTTTTTTTGGACGAACTGCCGGAATTTCGCAAAACAGCCCTTGAGGCGCTGCGCCAGCCTCTGGAAGGCGGCGTGGCTGCCATTGCGCGCGCCGCGCACAGTGTGAACTTTCCCGCTGCCTGCATGCTTGTGGCAGCCATGAATCCCTGTCCATGCGGCTATTACGGCGACCCCACGCACCAGTGCACCTGCCGCGAGGAACAACGGGTGCGCTATCAGTCGCGACTTTCCGGCCCCATGCTGGACCGCATTGACGTGCATGTGGAAGTGCCTGCTGTGGCTTATGCGGATTTTCGCGGTGCAGGCCGCGGCGCTTCGTCCGCACAGATGCGCGAACGCGTGCTCAAAGCCCGGGCAACCCAGCGGGCGCGCTACGGCAGCAATGGGCCGCGCTGTAACGCGGAGCTTTCAGGCGCGTTGCTTGATCAGCATTGCGCGCTGGATGCCGAAGGGCATGCCTTGATGGAGGCTGCGGTCAACCGTCTTTCCCTTTCCGCGCGGGCATGCGCCAGAGTGCTGCGCATGGCCCGGACCATTGCCGACCTGGATGATGCCGCCAGCATTGCCACCCGGCATCTGGCCGAAGCTGTGTCGCTCCGAGTGCTGGACAGGGGCTGA
- a CDS encoding MarR family winged helix-turn-helix transcriptional regulator, giving the protein MENDMLEKSYIPFQCLVINTLNRFNVEGITTAQYEILDALVTNGSKTTTELATLRGISQSGTSKLTKRLLDKNYIVQKKSGTDRRSYDISITPEGRDFLNRAEKFRKELLLTIEAALSEQERETFATLCRKIVASSAKGKEKA; this is encoded by the coding sequence ATGGAAAACGATATGTTGGAAAAATCGTACATCCCTTTTCAATGTTTGGTAATCAACACTCTTAACCGATTCAATGTGGAAGGCATCACCACCGCGCAATACGAAATTTTGGATGCCCTGGTCACGAACGGCAGCAAAACCACCACGGAACTGGCCACCCTGCGTGGAATTTCGCAATCTGGCACGTCCAAGCTTACCAAAAGGCTTTTGGATAAAAATTATATTGTGCAAAAGAAAAGCGGAACCGACAGGCGCAGTTACGACATATCAATCACTCCCGAGGGAAGAGATTTTCTTAACAGAGCGGAAAAATTCAGAAAAGAACTGCTGCTCACTATCGAAGCCGCCTTGTCGGAACAGGAACGCGAAACCTTTGCGACCCTTTGCCGCAAAATCGTAGCTTCGTCCGCCAAGGGAAAGGAAAAGGCGTAA